The Eleutherodactylus coqui strain aEleCoq1 chromosome 6, aEleCoq1.hap1, whole genome shotgun sequence genome window below encodes:
- the LOC136632091 gene encoding arylacetamide deacetylase-like 4 isoform X2 — MPKRQEDPEIFKKDLQFDGVPVRVYQPRSPSVGGRKGVVFFHGGGFVYGNIDLYDSFCEYLTKNSGAVVVSVGYRLAPEHRCPAAFDDCLKATVHFLKKAEEHGVDPSSVIICGDSAGGNLTAGVCQGLVGIADIPKPLAQIMIYPVVQMADFNIPSYQQNKMVPLLLQERALYFVLRYIGADLSLSKEILKGSHVTPEVREKLSKWLSSEEFQVKGYKPHIMAPFNKGVYEKVKKSLELACSPLFSDDAVFRQLPKAYILTCEFDVLRDDGILYKKRLEDNGVPVTWFHVKDGFHGILSFFDQPEVVSGKLAMDNVVTYIKNL, encoded by the exons atgcctAAGCGGCAGGAGGATCCAGAGATCTTCAAGAAAGACTTACAATTTGATGGAGTGCCGGTGAGAGTCTACCAGCCCCGATCTCCTTCTGTTGGTGGCAGAAAAGGAGTCGTGTTCTTTCATGGAGGAGGATTCGTGTATGGAAATATTG ACCTTTATGACAGTTTCTGCGAATACCTAACAAAGAATTCTGGAGCCGTGGTTGTCTCTGTTGG GTACCGCCTGGCTCCAGAGCACCGATGCCCCGCTGCATTTGATGACTGCCTCAAGGCTACAGTTCACTTCCTGAAGAAGGCAGAAGAACATGGAGTCGATCCTTCTTCCGTTATAATATGTGGAGACAGTGCTGGGGGCAATCTCACAGCTGGGGTCTGTCAAGGCCTCGTGGGTATAGCAGACATTCCAAAGCCTCTTGCCCAGATAATGATATATCCTGTGGTGCAGATGGCTGACTTCAATATACCGTCATACCAACAAAACAAGATGGTTCCTTTGTTACTCCAAGAACGTGCTCTATACTTTGTACTGAGGTATATAGGTGCTGATCTATCTTTATCAAAAGAAATTCTAAAGGGCAGCCATGTTACACCTGAAGTAAGAGAGAAATTAAGTAAGTGGTTGAGTTCTGAAGAGTTTCAGGTCAAAGGCTACAAACCGCACATCATGGCGCCCTTTAATAAAGGTGTTTATGAGAAGGTTAAGAAATCTCTTGAGCTTGCATGTTCTCCATTGTTCTCCGATGATGCTGTGTTTCGGCAACTACCAAAGGCCTACATACTAACATGTGAGTTTGATGTTCTCCGTGATGATGGAATACTCTACAAGAAACGGCTGGAGGACAATGGAGTCCCGGTCACATGGTTTCATGTGAAAGATGGCTTCCATGGAATTCTTAGCTTCTTTGATCAGCCTGAGGTGGTGTCTGGAAAGCTGGCTATGGATAATGTTGTTACTTATATTAAAAACCTTTGA
- the LOC136632091 gene encoding arylacetamide deacetylase-like 4 isoform X1, with product MLGVLAAPLGVIAVFLVFCLLIFLGVTWYESSKVEIPPGIANPKLLWRIHVVSTGMFILVEFFDKLGFKRLLEKLPMPKRQEDPEIFKKDLQFDGVPVRVYQPRSPSVGGRKGVVFFHGGGFVYGNIDLYDSFCEYLTKNSGAVVVSVGYRLAPEHRCPAAFDDCLKATVHFLKKAEEHGVDPSSVIICGDSAGGNLTAGVCQGLVGIADIPKPLAQIMIYPVVQMADFNIPSYQQNKMVPLLLQERALYFVLRYIGADLSLSKEILKGSHVTPEVREKLSKWLSSEEFQVKGYKPHIMAPFNKGVYEKVKKSLELACSPLFSDDAVFRQLPKAYILTCEFDVLRDDGILYKKRLEDNGVPVTWFHVKDGFHGILSFFDQPEVVSGKLAMDNVVTYIKNL from the exons ATGCTTGGAGTATTAGCTGCTCCTTTGGGTGTAATCGctgtttttcttgtgttttgcttGCTGATATTTTTGGGGGTAACTTGGTATGAATCCTCTAAAGTGGAGATCCCACCAGGGATTGCAAATCCTAAACTACTTTGGAGAATACATGTAGTTTCCACTGGCATGTTCATCCTTGTG GAGTTTTTTGATAAACTTGGGTTTAAGCGTCTGTtagaaaaattacccatgcctAAGCGGCAGGAGGATCCAGAGATCTTCAAGAAAGACTTACAATTTGATGGAGTGCCGGTGAGAGTCTACCAGCCCCGATCTCCTTCTGTTGGTGGCAGAAAAGGAGTCGTGTTCTTTCATGGAGGAGGATTCGTGTATGGAAATATTG ACCTTTATGACAGTTTCTGCGAATACCTAACAAAGAATTCTGGAGCCGTGGTTGTCTCTGTTGG GTACCGCCTGGCTCCAGAGCACCGATGCCCCGCTGCATTTGATGACTGCCTCAAGGCTACAGTTCACTTCCTGAAGAAGGCAGAAGAACATGGAGTCGATCCTTCTTCCGTTATAATATGTGGAGACAGTGCTGGGGGCAATCTCACAGCTGGGGTCTGTCAAGGCCTCGTGGGTATAGCAGACATTCCAAAGCCTCTTGCCCAGATAATGATATATCCTGTGGTGCAGATGGCTGACTTCAATATACCGTCATACCAACAAAACAAGATGGTTCCTTTGTTACTCCAAGAACGTGCTCTATACTTTGTACTGAGGTATATAGGTGCTGATCTATCTTTATCAAAAGAAATTCTAAAGGGCAGCCATGTTACACCTGAAGTAAGAGAGAAATTAAGTAAGTGGTTGAGTTCTGAAGAGTTTCAGGTCAAAGGCTACAAACCGCACATCATGGCGCCCTTTAATAAAGGTGTTTATGAGAAGGTTAAGAAATCTCTTGAGCTTGCATGTTCTCCATTGTTCTCCGATGATGCTGTGTTTCGGCAACTACCAAAGGCCTACATACTAACATGTGAGTTTGATGTTCTCCGTGATGATGGAATACTCTACAAGAAACGGCTGGAGGACAATGGAGTCCCGGTCACATGGTTTCATGTGAAAGATGGCTTCCATGGAATTCTTAGCTTCTTTGATCAGCCTGAGGTGGTGTCTGGAAAGCTGGCTATGGATAATGTTGTTACTTATATTAAAAACCTTTGA